From one Streptomyces sp. CA-210063 genomic stretch:
- a CDS encoding TetR/AcrR family transcriptional regulator, with translation MQSRTPASRAPGGRPRSAAADAAILAATREALVDLGWSKLTLGEVAARAGVAKTTLYRRWAGKNELVVDAVAALFDELRLPDRGSLAADIEGVVLEFAAILARPEAKSGLMAVIAESTRDDALRERIRASIVDRQKRLVLEGRARAQTRGELPPEPNPSTATHTTDLIFDVVAGAVVHRTLVSAQPADEQWVRDFTRLLLLGLRGSAEPPP, from the coding sequence ATGCAGAGCCGCACCCCCGCCTCCCGCGCCCCGGGGGGCCGCCCGCGCAGCGCCGCAGCGGACGCCGCGATCCTGGCGGCGACGCGGGAGGCGCTGGTCGACCTGGGCTGGTCCAAGCTGACCCTGGGGGAGGTGGCCGCGCGGGCCGGCGTCGCGAAGACGACCCTCTACCGCCGCTGGGCCGGCAAGAACGAACTGGTCGTGGACGCGGTGGCCGCCCTCTTCGACGAACTCCGCCTCCCCGACCGGGGCAGCCTGGCCGCCGACATCGAGGGCGTGGTGCTGGAGTTCGCGGCGATCCTGGCCCGCCCGGAGGCCAAGAGCGGGCTCATGGCCGTCATCGCCGAGTCCACCCGCGACGACGCCCTCCGCGAACGCATCCGCGCCTCCATCGTCGACCGCCAGAAACGCCTCGTCCTGGAGGGCCGCGCCCGCGCCCAGACCCGCGGCGAACTCCCCCCGGAACCCAACCCCTCCACCGCCACCCACACCACCGACCTCATCTTCGACGTCGTAGCCGGCGCGGTGGTCCACCGCACCCTCGTCAGCGCCCAACCAGCGGACGAGCAATGGGTACGCGACTTCACAAGACTGCTGCTGCTGGGCCTGAGGGGCTCGGCAGAACCGCCCCCGTAA
- a CDS encoding tetratricopeptide repeat protein — MQPRNMSMSGVVDLAAVKAAQGAKAKAEQARAESARQGGGGAVSPADLVIDVDEAGFESEVLQRSTEVPVVIDFWAEWCQPCKQLSPVLERLAVEYNGKFVLAKIDVDANQMLMQQFGIQGIPAVFAVVAGQALPLFQGAAPEQQIRATLDQLVQVAEQRFGLTGLVVDPDAQSDAPVEAAPQVPAGPYDHLLEAAVQALDAGDFGGAVQAYKNVLSDDPGNSEAKLGLAQAELLQRVQGADPQDVRKAAAENPADAQAQIAAADLDLVGGHVEDAFGRLIDTVRRTAGDERDAVRLRLLELFEVVGGDDPRVAAARRALARALF; from the coding sequence ATGCAGCCACGGAACATGTCCATGAGCGGAGTCGTCGACCTCGCCGCGGTGAAGGCGGCCCAGGGGGCCAAGGCGAAGGCGGAGCAGGCGCGCGCCGAATCGGCCCGACAGGGCGGGGGAGGGGCGGTCTCCCCGGCCGACCTGGTCATCGATGTCGATGAGGCCGGGTTCGAGAGCGAGGTCCTGCAGCGGTCCACCGAAGTGCCCGTCGTCATCGACTTCTGGGCCGAGTGGTGTCAGCCCTGCAAGCAGCTCAGCCCGGTGCTGGAGCGGCTCGCCGTCGAATACAACGGCAAGTTCGTCCTCGCCAAGATCGATGTCGACGCCAACCAGATGTTGATGCAGCAGTTCGGGATCCAGGGGATTCCGGCTGTTTTCGCTGTGGTCGCGGGGCAGGCCCTTCCCCTCTTCCAAGGGGCCGCCCCCGAGCAGCAGATCCGCGCCACCCTCGACCAGCTCGTCCAGGTCGCCGAGCAGCGCTTCGGTCTCACCGGCCTGGTGGTGGACCCGGACGCCCAGTCCGACGCCCCGGTCGAAGCGGCCCCGCAGGTACCGGCCGGCCCCTACGACCATCTGCTCGAAGCCGCCGTGCAGGCCCTGGACGCGGGCGACTTCGGCGGCGCGGTGCAGGCGTACAAGAACGTGCTGAGTGACGACCCGGGCAACAGCGAGGCCAAACTGGGCCTCGCGCAGGCCGAGTTGCTACAGCGCGTGCAGGGCGCGGACCCGCAGGACGTACGCAAGGCGGCCGCGGAGAACCCGGCCGACGCTCAGGCCCAGATCGCTGCGGCGGACCTCGATCTCGTCGGCGGACATGTGGAGGACGCGTTCGGTCGACTCATCGACACGGTGCGGCGCACGGCAGGGGACGAACGGGACGCCGTACGGCTGCGGTTGCTCGAGCTCTTCGAGGTGGTCGGCGGCGACGATCCGCGGGTGGCCGCGGCGCGGCGTGCGTTGGCGCGGGCGTTGTTCTGA